The nucleotide window TGCTTCTTTCCCCAACCGTATATTCTATGCTTTTTAAGGAGGAGGTCTTTAACCTCTGGTGAATTAACGCCAAATTATCTGATATGTTTTCTACAAATCCATCCCTTGGCCCCCTTACAGAAGGCTCTAAGTTTGACTCTTCTGGACTCCTCTTTGGAATGGCTGATGCAGGGATAAAAAAAAGCTCGTTCATTTTATAACTAAAAATGATTAATTCGCCAGAAAACAGCTTCTGTTCTACTTCAGTTTTTACGTTCTTTTTATCTTTAAGGCCGCTTACCTCGATCAAATTTCTTAATTGATCAATATTTAAATCATCTTCCACTTCCACTACTGTATGAATGCAGGGAAAAATGACTTCGTTTATATATTTCATATCCACTAAATTGGAGCAGTACAAAAATTCCAAAGAAACAGGAGATCCTTTTTCTTTATACGTTCTTTTCGTCATGACAATATCGGAAGAACCTTCGAACCAGCTTTTTAATTCGTTAATGTAGGGCACTTTACTTGTTGCTTGATGCATATTCATGGCTTCTCACCTTTTATTTTCGTGAATAGTAATAGGAACAGCATGATGAAAATTTGAAAGAAAAAGCTGATAGGAAAATAAAATTTCTTCAAAAGGTAATTAAACGTGGTGGAATCCAATGGAAGGCATGCTGCCGTGATTAAAATGAGGTAAAGGATTGGAAGTACCCACCATTTTTCTTTTTTATAGGAAAGAACTTTGCCAGCCATAAATAGGGATAAACTGATTCGGATATATGCACCGGAAAGCCACTGGAAAATAGATAGAAAATCAAGGCGAGTGATATGTTGGCCAAGTGTTAGTAATTTCCATTCCTCATATGCGGGATTCCTTAATTTTTCCGTTTCTACTGAACCAAATTCGGCTAAAGCTCCTGCTAAAGGGCCAAAGGTTAAACCGATGAGAAATAATCCAACTAAAATGAGCCATTTTAACCTTAGCTTATTTGTAAGATTTTTGGTTAAAAATAGAATAAAGAAAACCTCAAAGAAACTTGCACAGGCATAGGCTATCCCTTTAAAAAAACCCTTATAGCCATTCTCAAATAAAGGAAATAATTGCTCATAATTTTTATTTGGGATATTTCCCGTTCCCACTAGAATTCCAAAGAGAATGACAAGGGGGAGTACCAGAAATGCCATCGTTGCAATCGTCCGCACCCCTTTTACTGATGCATAATAGCAAACGAGCGAAAACAGTAAAACAACGACATAATTAGGAAAATCAAGTGTGTAGTTGTCTTTTGCCCAATAACTCGTAAATTTAAGGGTAATAAAGGCAGTTGTTAAAAAGTAACTACAAAACATGGTAGAAAAGATAACAAAAACCCATTGACTAAAGGAATTCTTGAAAAAGGAAATCAAATCGTGATGGTTTAGTTTTTTATAAAGATAAAAAACTAAAAGAATCCAAAGCGTGACTGGAATGGCACTAGAGATAACACTTAACCAAGAATCCCTCTTAGCAACAGAAAATAAAACAGGAAGACTGAGAACATGTACCATGAAACCTGTAGAAATAATCATTAATATATAAATGTGAACAGCATAAATAACCTTTTGATTCATCCAATCCACCTATGGAAATTTTTTATTAGTTTACCCATTCAAATAGGGGTTATGTACTAATTTCCATCGACTCAAAGGCAGAAGTGCCTGTCACCACCCGCAATTGTTCAAATTCTTATCAGAATATTTTTTAATGAAAACATTAAATTGGCGCCTGTCCACAGCGCGTTAAAGCCTTAGCACAGTGAGGACAGGCATCATTTTTAATAGGAGATGTACTCCAAGAAAATTACCTAATGATACCTCCAACTTTTATCCAAGTAGTTTGTTAAAATAATAGTATAAAAAGATAGATGAGGTATCGGTATGATAGAAGAGTCATTTCATAACTATATTAAAGATTTTCTTCTTAAAAGCGGCGAGGAGCTGGAGTGGGGTCAACCTAATTATGATAACTTTTTACTAGAAGTAAAGATTATCAAACGTTCAGAGCGGACCTATCGAATTCTTGGGATTTTAACATTTTCAATCCAACACGATAAAAAAGGAGAAACGACAAACCATCCTAAATTGGATGATTTAAAATTTACCCCCAGGAAAAAGGTGAATCTAAATGATGACGATCGCCAGACCTTTAGATGGCTGGAGGAAGGGTGGATTTTGAAAGAAGTGCGGTTTGAAAAGGATGAAAAAACGGTCCGTTCTTCCCATTATCGGATGGGATTTCGATTGTACAAATATGAACAAGTAAAGATTAAACAAAAGATGGATCAAACTCGTCATGAATTTCTTCAACTGAAGAACGACATTCTAGCAACTCTATCAACACAAGTAGTTCATCCAGGTGAATTTTCATATAAAAAAGAGCTTGGATTACAAAATATAGCAAAAATAATGAATCAGCTTAACCAGAATGAATTAAGCTCATCGGACTTTTTTCCACATAAGTGGCATTTGGGCAGCAGGTTAAGGTATTTACACTTTGTCCATGCCTTTAGTCAATTATGTCTTCACAAGAAGGAATTTGATTGGAAGGAAATCGGTGCAGCTTATTATCGAAAAATTGGAGGGTCAAAGGAATTTGATTCTTATAAGTCAGAGTTTATTGACCAATTAGAAGAGTGGACCAATGTTCCTGCCATTGAGTTAGGCTTAACAAGCCTTGGTCAAATTACGCCAGTTTTTTTCGCTGGACAGTTGAGCGGGAAATATGCTGCCTATGAGTGGGGACCAGTTCATGCCTTAACAAACTTATCGATAGCAAATGAAATGTACCAAACAAAAGCGAAGACACTTTGGCTCGTCGAAAATCGCGCGATTCTGACGCGAATGTCTGCTACTGAGCATTTCCTGAAAGAAACCAATTCTCTCATCATTTGTGTCGATGGGCATTTACGTTCCGCCCACAAAAATGCCATTGTACAAATTTTGGACAATAGCGATATTGAACAAGTATTGATATGGTGTGACTACGATTGGGATGGCCTGCAAATCTCAAAGGAAATCCACGCAACAGTCTTTAAACACAACGATCTTACGATAAAGTTCATTTTGCCAGAACAGCAAGTAATCTGTGATTGGTACCAATTTGAACAATATCTTATGAATTTTTTAGAAAATAACAAAATGGAGCAGGAACAAATGATGGGAGGTGTAGATCATTGGAAACAGTGGATTCAGGATTAATCTCAATCTTTCAATCAACAGGATCGGCACCGGAAATCATGCAGTCGATGAAAGATATTTCATCATTAGCAGGAGTTCTAAGTGATTTAGGAGCGCAAAACTTCTTTCAAACGCCAGGAGAAATTTTGAGATTTCTAAGGATCATTCAACTTTTAAATGAAGAGGCACTTGGCCTAGATGATCCGATTGAAAATGAAGATACCGTCTATTATCGCTATCGAAATCGTTACGATGACACAGAACCCCCTTCGAAAAAAAGGGTTGAACAAATCATAAATATCTTAGTAAAAAACAATTGGATTTCAAAACAAACGAGAAAAATCAAAATGCGGGATGTCGGAAAGCGGATGATGGATGCACTTATCCGCCTTGCTAACGATTCTCTTGCTTATTATATGAATGATGATATCGGGCGATCATTATTCCAAGCAAGGCGTGATGCAGAAATTAGTGAAGCTTATGATGACAATGGAATTTCGGGTGGAAATAAAATTGCAAGCATGATTCGGAATGTGGAAAATGCGATTGCCCTTTTAAGAGAACGCGAGTTAGAGATGCTTGCGGATCGTAACGCTCTGCCGCAGCTTGAACTAATTCATCAATTAATGAAGGAATTAGAGGTAAAGTTAGAGGAGAGATTTAGACAATTCCAAACAGTGGAAGACAGTTTAGTACTGACAGATTTAATGAAAAGGGGGACGGCTGTTCTCGCTGAAGGGACGAACCTTAGTTTAGGAATGATCAATAAGTATGTTAAGTTCACCAATATGCAAAAAACACCGTTGACCTCGACGATTCAACCTGAGAAAGTCAGAGCCTTCATTTCAAAAATGTTTGATCCCCCGCTCAATTCCGATATTCCCAATGCCCACC belongs to Neobacillus sp. OS1-2 and includes:
- a CDS encoding endospore germination permease, with protein sequence MNQKVIYAVHIYILMIISTGFMVHVLSLPVLFSVAKRDSWLSVISSAIPVTLWILLVFYLYKKLNHHDLISFFKNSFSQWVFVIFSTMFCSYFLTTAFITLKFTSYWAKDNYTLDFPNYVVVLLFSLVCYYASVKGVRTIATMAFLVLPLVILFGILVGTGNIPNKNYEQLFPLFENGYKGFFKGIAYACASFFEVFFILFLTKNLTNKLRLKWLILVGLFLIGLTFGPLAGALAEFGSVETEKLRNPAYEEWKLLTLGQHITRLDFLSIFQWLSGAYIRISLSLFMAGKVLSYKKEKWWVLPILYLILITAACLPLDSTTFNYLLKKFYFPISFFFQIFIMLFLLLFTKIKGEKP
- a CDS encoding DUF2399 domain-containing protein, yielding MIEESFHNYIKDFLLKSGEELEWGQPNYDNFLLEVKIIKRSERTYRILGILTFSIQHDKKGETTNHPKLDDLKFTPRKKVNLNDDDRQTFRWLEEGWILKEVRFEKDEKTVRSSHYRMGFRLYKYEQVKIKQKMDQTRHEFLQLKNDILATLSTQVVHPGEFSYKKELGLQNIAKIMNQLNQNELSSSDFFPHKWHLGSRLRYLHFVHAFSQLCLHKKEFDWKEIGAAYYRKIGGSKEFDSYKSEFIDQLEEWTNVPAIELGLTSLGQITPVFFAGQLSGKYAAYEWGPVHALTNLSIANEMYQTKAKTLWLVENRAILTRMSATEHFLKETNSLIICVDGHLRSAHKNAIVQILDNSDIEQVLIWCDYDWDGLQISKEIHATVFKHNDLTIKFILPEQQVICDWYQFEQYLMNFLENNKMEQEQMMGGVDHWKQWIQD